The following nucleotide sequence is from Nitratidesulfovibrio termitidis HI1.
AAACCGCGCCCCTGTCATGTCGGGACATGTCGGGACATGCCGGGAACTGCCGGTCATGTCACCCCCGTACGGTTGTATCCGTACCGCCGCCCGGACACTTGCTCCGGACCGCACGACATGTCCCAGGCATGGAGCAGGAGAGTGCATGGCAGGGGAGAAGAACCCTGGGAAGAAGACCCCCCGCAAGGATGACGCCAAGGGGGGCGCGGGACGCAAGCCCGCCCAGACGGGCAAATCCGACAAGGCTGGCAAATCGGCAAAGCCGTCGAAATCCTCCGGAACACGGCGTTCCGGCGGCAAGCGTGGCAAGCCCACCCTGACGCCGCTGGTGGCTCGGGCCGTGCTGGCCATTTGCGTGGCCGCCACGCTGCTGGTGATGCTGCTGTTCGTGTTCGGCTCGCCCGTGAAGCAGTTCATGGACAGTGGCGCGCGCAAGCCCGCCGTGGCCGAGCGGAGCGACAGGAAGCCCCCGCAGCCCCAAACGCCCCGAACGCCACAGTCCCCGCAGGCGCAACAGAAGCCGCAGAAGGGCGATGCGAAGCGCGACGAGCAGTCCGAGCTGCCCCAGCTTCCCCAGTTTCCGCAGCTGCCCCAAACTCCGGTGGGCGATGCGCCCAAGGGCGAGATTGCAACCGATGCGGCAAAAGGGGACGCGGCGGGGGGGACCGAGCCCGATGCGCCGCCGCCTGTCCAGCCCGAACGCGCGGCCAACGGCAAGCCCGCTCCCAACGGCACTCGTGAAGCGGACGGCGAAGTCCGCCAGCCGGTGACCCCCGGCAACCTGCCCTACGAGGAAACCCTGGACGCCCCCGTGGAAGCTGGCGTGAAGCAGGTGGACTACGCGCTGGTCCAGACCGTGACCCGCCTGGGCCTCGGACGCGACCGGCTGCGCCTGGCCTCCATAGAGAATCGCCAGGCCAAGGGGCAGACCTTCCATTTCCAGCGCATGGAAATGCGCCTGGACGGCGCGCCCGACCGCTTCGTGCAGACCCTGAGGGAAACGCTGGCCGCGTGGTCCGACACCGCCAGCGTCGAGCAGCGGGCCGACGACCTGCTCATCGTCACCGTGGACGGCCTGCCCACCCATGAGATTTCACTGCTGCTCTACGAGGGCGCGCCGCCCCCGTTGGCGGTGAAGCCGGGCGGGGCACGCCTTGCCATCGTCATCGACGACATCGGCGAAAGCATGTCCGCCGCGCGCGACCTGGCCGCCCTGGACTACCCGGTGACCTTCTCCGTCTGGCCGCGCAGTTCGCACGCCCGTGAGGCGGCGGCGCTTGCCCACAAGGCCGGGCGCGAGGTGATGATCCACCTGCCCATGGAGCCGGTGCGCTACCCGCAGGTAAAGCCCGGCCCCGGCGCCATCCTGTCCGGTCAGCAGCCGGAGGAAATGGCCGCGCTGGTGCGCGACGCCGTGCGCCGCGTGCCCTACGCCGTGGGGCTGAACAACCACATGGGCTCGCGGGCCACCCAGAACGCGGCGGCCATGCGCACCGTGTGCGAGACCCTTGACGGCACCGGCATGTTCGTGCTCGACAGCATGACGCATCCTGCATCGAAACTGTACTTCGAGGCGAAGCGCGCGGGACTGCCCGCCTACAAGCGGAACGTGTTCCTCGACGTCATCGCCGACAAGCGCAACATCATGTTCCAGTTGGACAAGGCGGCCCGCATCGCGCAGGCCGAGGGGCAGGCCATCGCCATCGGCCACCCCCTGCCGGAAACCGTGGCCGCGCTTAAGGAGTGGGCGCGGACGCGGGATCGCACGGTTACCATTGTGACCGTCCGGCAGCTTTCCCACTGACTTCAAGCGAGCCTTCCGCCCGTTGGCGTCGTCAAGCTTCGCCTGCCATGTCGGTCGAATACGATAAGAGTATACTCCCTCATGGCAGGCTCGCTTTCCTCGCCAACGAACGGAAATCTCGCTTGAAGGTACCGCACGCGCGGCTCGTCCTCCTTGCCGGAGAACGAAATCTCCGCTGCGTGGCGGGTGCGTACACATAGACTGAAACCGCAAGTGAGTGAGGCGGTTTCGATCCACTGTGCGCACCTGATGGCATGTCCCCTGTACGGGCGCGGGTGAACTGTTCCGTTGCCGCCCGCGCCGCAACCGCAACCCTTGCAGTATCCGGAGGAAATGAATGGCCGAGCGCACCTTTTCGATCATCAAGCCCGACGCCGTGGAACGCAACCTGTCCGGCGCCATCCTGAAGATGATTCAGGACAGCGGGCTGAAGGTCGTCGCCATGAAGATGATCCACCTCACCCGCAGCCAGGCAGAAGGCTTCTACGCCGTGCACCGCGAGCGTCCCTTCTTCGACAGCCTGGTCACCTACATGTGCTCCGGCCCGGTGGTCTGCTCCGTGCTGGAAGGCGACAACGCCATCCAGCGCTACCGCGACCTGATGGGCGCCACCAACCCGGCCAATGCGGGCGAAGGCACCATCCGCAAGACCTATGCCGTCAGCATCGAGGCCAATTCCGTGCACGGTTCCGACGCGCCCGAAACGGCTGCGTATGAAATCGCGTACTTCTTCAACGCTCTGGAGATGGTGGGGTAGCGCAATGGGCACTGGAGGCGCCGTTCTCGGCTGCATCGGCTGCGGCAACATGGGGGCCGCCATCCTGCGCGGTCTTTCGGGCCGCGTGGGGCTTTCCCTGCTGGGGTACAATCCCACGCCCGCCAAGGTGCTTGCGCTGGCGGACGCTGGCGTGCGCGCCATGCCCGACGCCGCCGCGCTGGCCGCACAGGCCGACGTGGTGCTGCTGGGGGTGAAGCCGTATCTGGTGCCCGACGTGCTGCGCGCCATCGCGCCGTCGCTCACGCCGGGCAAGGTGGTGGTGTCCATCGCCTCCGGCGTGTCCATCGCGGCCATGAAGGCCGCCATTGCGGACGCGGGCGGTCCCGAATGTGCTGTTGTACGCGTCATGCCCAACACCCCCGCCATGGTGGGCAAGGGCGTGTATGCGCTGTGCTTCGAAGACCCGGCACTGGATGCGCCCCGGCGTGATCTGGTGCGCGGACTGTTCGAATCCATAGGCACCGCCATCGTGCTGCCGGAAGCCAAGTTCACCGCCTTTACGGCGGTGGTGGGCTGCGGCCCTGCCTATGTCTTCTACTTCATGGAGGCAGTGACCGAGGCGGCCGTAACGTTGGGGTTCACCCGGCAGGACGCCACGGAACTGGTCAAGGGCCTGTTCTCCGGCTCGGTGACGCTGGCAGAGCAGTCCGGCACGCACCTTTCGGTGCTGCGCGAACAGGTCTGCTCGCCTGCGGGCAATACCATTGCCGCCATGAACCAGTTGGACCGTGAGGCCGTGCGGGGCCGCATCATGGATGCGGTACTGGCGGCCTACACGCGCGGGCTGGAAATGGAGAAGTAGCGGGGCATCCGGCCTTGCACTTGCCGAGACTCCTCGGCCTTCCCCGGCCTTGTGGCGTGGAAGGGCCATGGAACGCACAATCCCCCGTCGCGGCAACGCGGCGGGGGATTTCTGCGTTTGGAGAATGGCGTGGCGGCGGAGTGCCAGAGCGTGGGGGGCCCGCACCTTGGGGAGACAAGCGGCAAGGGCCAACCCGAACGGAGCGGACAGTACAGGCGCGGTTCATTCGTCGCCGTTGCCGTCAGGCACGCTCCAGCGGCGCAGCCAGGCGGCCAGTGCCTCTTGCGGCACATCGCCCCGGCCCAGCCGTTCGAAGACCAGAATCCTGTCGCGCGGCGGGGCGTGGCAGGCCTTGCCGTGCAGGCGCAGGAACAGCATGGCGATGACGTAGGCGGTGCGCTTGTTGCCATCCACGAAGGGGTGGTTGCGCGCGATGCCAAAGGCATAGGCAGCGGCAAGACCGAAGATGTCCGGCGCGTCATAGTTGGCCAGTTGCTTCGGGCGCGACAAGGCGCTTTCCAGAAGCCCCGTATCGCGCACACCCGTTGCGCCCCCGTGTTCATCGATCTGCCGGTCGTGGATGGCCAGCACCACGTCGGCGGGTATCCACCGGATCATCGTTTGGCCAGTTCGCGCAGGATGTTCCGGTCTTCGCGCATGATGTCGTCGGCAAGGCCGATCTGTTCGGCGAATTCTTCGTTGACCGGTGTCAGACGAAACCCGCCGTCCGGGGCCTCGGTGAGGTAGATGGTGTCCCCTTCGCGGACGTTCAAGCGGGCCACGGCTTCCTTCGGCAGGACCATGCCCAGTGAATTTCCCACCTTGCGTACCTTGACGGCTTGCATGTGTACCTCCGTTATTACGAATGTACTAACAATACGGGGCGACGCAGGCAAGCGGATGTGACCGGATGCGGCCCCGAATGTGGAAAAGGGGATGCGGGCCGCAGGAGTGGTTGCCCAGAGTACCACACGAGGAGCTGTTTCCCAATTAGGATTTTCGTTCGTTGGCAAGGAAAACGAGCCTGCCATGAGGGAGTGCGGCAGCCGTTATGCGAATCTTCGAGCATTACGGATGGCGACCGCAACGCGCCTCAGCCGTTATGCGAGTCTTCGAGCATTACGGATGAGGACCGCACCGCGTACTCTTATCGTATTTGACCGAAGTGGCAGGTGAAGTTTGACATAGCCAACGGGCGAAAGGACTATTGGGAAACAGTCCCTACAGGAACAGGTCGGCATCCGTGGGCGTGCGGTCCCACTGGATCTTGCCGCGCGACTTCTTGTACTTGCGCAGCAGCACGTACAGCGCGCCCGCACCGCCGTGACTGGGCTGGGCCGTACAGAAGGCCAGCACCACACGCTTGAACGGGTCGTGCGTCAGCCAGGACTGCACCTTCTCGCGCAGCACGCCCATGCCGTCGGGCGAGTTTCTGCCCCGGCCCGGTATGACCAGCACGGTGCGCATGCCCTTGTGGTAGGCCGCGCGCATGAAGCCGATCATGGCTTCGTAGGCTTGCAGCGCGTTCATGCCGTGCAGGTCCAGGTGCCCTTCCGGGCTGTACTGCCCGGCGCGCAGCTTGCCCACGGTCAGCGCGTCCAGCCCCACCACGTGGCCTTCCAGGTATTCGTCGGTGAATTCCAGCGCGAATTCCACCGCGCCGTCCATGAAGTCCTGCAACGGATGGCCCACGGCGGGCGCGGCGGCCTCGCGCGGGGCGGTTTCCGGCGGCACCTCGCGGCCCTTGCCCGCCAGCGTGCGTACGCCGGACATGGCCTTGCTGAACAGGTTGTCCTCGTCCGGGGGCGGGGTCTGTTCGTGGTCGGCCACGGCCTGCCGCGAACGCTGGCGGACCGCTTCCTTGCGTTCGGAAGCGGTGACGGGCACGGCATTGGGCTTGCCGGGAGTGGGTGCGCCTGCTGTGCCTGAAGAGGCAGACGGAGACGCGGCAGGGCTGTTTTCCGGCGTGGGCGTGCCCTCCGCGTGTTCCAGCAGCCGCCGGAACCCCGGCTGGTCCTGCAATGCAAAGCCGTTGCGGCCAGCGTCCGCGTCCAGCCGGGCCGCCGTGCCCGGCGCAAGCTTGTCGCGCTCGGCGGCACGCACCGTGGATGCGGGCGCGCCTGTTCTGGCGGCTTGGGCGGTCTGGGCACCCTGGGCGGCCTGTGCGGTCTGGACGGCAGCGGGGCGGGGGGACGGCGAAGCGTCGGCCACCGGGAGCGATGCGGGCATTTCCGGCGTTACGGACATCGGAACCGGCTTCGGGTTCACGTGGGCCTGCGGTTTGCCCTTGCCGGGCTTCTTCGGCGCATCCAGCCGCTGCACGGTGCCCATGGCGAACAGGAAAGCCTCGGCGTCCTCGGAGGAAAGGGAAACGTCCGGCTGCTTCTGGCCGCCGCCGTGACGTGTCCCGGCCTTGGGCGCGGAAGGGGCTGGTTTGGCGGCGGGCTTGGGCGCACGGGCATCGCGAAAAGCGCGCTTGTTCAGCGAGCGGAACGGGTTGGCGCTGTCGAAATCGTCGTCAGGGGTATCGGCCATGGGGCGTCTCCGGGATATGTGGGCGGGGCGGGCAGGGCGCGTCCGGAAGGAGGGCGCACCGCCGTCCCCGACGGTATGCGGGGTGGTTCAGGTGGGGGGATTCTCCGTGCCGGGCGGGGTGGTGTCAAGGCCCGCGGGTGTCGGCAGCGGCCCCTGCTGATTACACGCTGTTACATGTGCGCCATCGACCGCGCATTGTCCACGGCCAGCCGGATGTGGTAGGTACCAGCGCAACGGAGGTTTTCATGACCACATCGCATTCTCCGCGCCCTGTCGCGCGCTTCCTGTCCGTTTTGGTACTGTTGGTGGCATGTTCGGCCCTGCTTGCCGGGTGCGGCGCGCGTTCGTCGTTCTTCGGCGGGCCGGATCCCTTCGGCGAGGAAACCGTGTTTGGAGAAGGCCGCAGCAAGGCCGTGCTCATCAACGTCAACGGCGTCATCGACAACCGGCCCAAGTCCGGCCTGTTCCGCGAACGGCCCGGCATGGTGCAGGAGGTGGTGGCGCAGTTGCGTCTTGCCGCCGAGGACCCGGACGTGAAGGCCGTCATCGTGGCCATCGACAGCCCCGGCGGCGGCGTTACCGCCAGCGACGTGCTGTACCACGAACTGATGCGCCACCGCGAACGCACCGGCCAGAAGGTCGTCGCCCTGATGATGGATACCGCTGCCTCGGGGGGATACTACACCGCCCTCGCCGCCGACCGCATCGTGGCGCATCCTTCCACGGTCACCGGCAGTATCGGAGTCATCTTCCTGCGGCCCGAGGTGGCCGGGCTCATGGACAAGATCGGCGTGCGCGCCGTGGTCACCAAGTCCGGCGACCACAAGGACATGGGGTCGCCCTTCCGCGAGGGTACCGACGAGGAACGCGCCCTGTTCCAGTCCATGATCGCCGACATGAACGGTCGTTTTCAGGGGCTGGTACGCGAACGCAGGCCCGCCAGCCACGGGCATGAAGCCGCATTCGCCGACGCGCGCATCCTCACCGCCCGTCAGGCCCTGGCCGCCGGGCTGGTGGACCGCATCGGCTACTTCGAGGACGCCCTGGCCGAAACCGCCAGCCTGACCGGCACCAGCGACCTGCGCGTGGTCACCTATCGCCGCGATCCCCTGCCCGGCGCCACCGAATACGCCACTGCCGCCACCCCCGCCGGGTCCGGTCGCATGGCGCTCATCGATCTGGGCCTGCCCGGCATGGACGCTGCCTCGCGTGCCGGGTTCCATTATTTGTGGCTGCCCGAGGCCGGGATGTAGAGAGGGGAGGAAAGAATATCGGGGGAAGGGAGAGAACTTTTGAAAAAGTTCTCTCCCTTCCCCCGAGCCCCCATCCCTCTCTCAAAACTTTTCCCTAGGTTGTTTTCACGGGGGTCAAGTAGCCCCTGCTGTGTGATTGCAACAGGGGTACAAAGGACCAAATGAAAAGTTTGGGAGGTTGGGGGGGCGGGGGAAGGAACCTTTTTCAAAAGGTTCCTTCCCCCGGTTGCTTTTGCAATTACCCCTGCGGCGCGTCCGCTTCCACCAGCGCATCCACGATGGTGCGCAGCACGGTGGCGGCGGGGCGGTCGGGGTGCGAGGCGATGTAGATGTTGCCTTCATCCCCAGCGCGGACGATTTCCGGGTCCAGCGGCACAGCGCCCAGGAAGGGCACGTTCATTTCCTTGGCCAGGCGTTCGCCGCCGCCCTGTCCGAACAGCGATTCCACGTTGCCGCACTTGGAACAGACGATGCCGCTCATGTTTTCGATGACGCCCAGCACCGGCACGTTCAGGTCTTCGCAGAAGCCCAGCGAACGGCGCACGTCGTCCACGGCCACGGCCTGCGGCGTGGTGACGATGAGCGCACGGGCGGCGTCGCCCAGCAACTGGAGCACGGACAGCGGTTCGTCGCCGGTGCCGGGGGGGCAGTCCACCACCAGAAAGTCCAGTTCGCCCCAGGCCACGTCGGACAGCAGTTGCTTGATGAAGCCCATCTTCACGGGGCCGCGCCAGATCACCGCCTGGCGGCCATCGGGCAGAAAGAAGCCCAGCGACATGACCGAAAGCGAGACGCCCTCGCGCCACAGCACGGGCTGGATGGTGTCGCCGTCAACGTCGGCCTGAGCGGCGTCCAGCTTGAGCAGGCGGGGGATGGACGGGCCGTGCACGTCCACGTCCAACAGGCCCACGCGCTTGCCCGCAAGGGCAAGACCGGCGGCAATGTTGGCGGCGGTGGAGCTTTTGCCCACGCCCCCCTTGCCGGACATGACCACGATGGTGTTGCGGATGTGCGACAGGGTGGCTTGCAGGCGGGCCTCTTCGGCCTGCTGTTCGGGCGTGGGGCCACCGCACCCGCCGCCGCAGCCGGAGCTTGCAGCAGGAGAGGGAGAAGAGGGGCAGCCTTCGGGATTTCCGGCGGAGCCGCAACCGGCCGCGCTGGGGCAGCCCTGACAGGAAGAAGAATCGCTCATGGGGTGTTGCCTCCGGCAATGGCATACCCCCGGAACCGTCCGGGCACACACAGGGCGCCGGACGGGCCGGGGGGTGAATTCGGCGTCGGTACGAGGATGCTTGCCCGACGTATGCTACTGTAACCACGCGCCTGCCATGCCGCAAGCCCGTGGCGATGATGTTCCGCCTGCCGCTACCCGCGCTTGGCGGTCCGCGCCGTGCGCAGCCAGTCGTACCAGCCTTCCAGCCCTTCGCCGCTGCGGCAGGACATGGGGAAGATGGTCAGCCCCTTGTTCAGGTGTGTGGCAAAGCGCTTGGCCCGCTCCACGTCAAAGTCGACGTAGGGCAAAAGGTCCACCTTGTTCAGCAGCATGACGGTGGAAAGATTGAACAGCAGCGGGTATTTTTCGGGCTTGTCGTCGCCCTCGGTCACGCTGAGCAGGGCCACCTTGTGGTCTTCGCCGCAGTCGAATTCCACCGGGCAGACCAGGTTGCCCACGTTCTCGATGAACAGGATGTCGATGTCCGCGAGGTCGAAGTTGGACAGCGCTTCGAGGATCATGTTGCTGTCCAGGTGACAGCCGCCGTCGGTGTTGATCTGCACGGCCTTGGCCCCGGTGGCGGCCACGCGGCGGGCGTCGTTGTCGGTTTGCAGGTCGCCTTCGATGACCGCCATGCGGAATTCGCCGCGCAGGTCGGACAGGGTGCGTTCAAGCACCGAGGTCTTGCCCGCGCCGGGCGAACTGATCATGTTCAGGACCAGAATGCCGTGCCGGGCGAACAGGCCTTTCAGTTGCACGGCCATCTTGTCGTTGGCTTCCAGCACGTTCCTGACCACGGGTATTTCCACGCTAGCCCCCTATTCAGCTTCGATGTGTTCGACGTACAGCTCGCGCCCGGCCAGCACGTGGTGCCCGGCTTCCTCGCCGCAGGCGGGGCAGGGCGCGAACAGCAGTTCCTTGCCCTGCGGCTCGAATTCCTTGCCGCAGCCGCCGCACAGCAGCTTCACCGGGGCCATGGCCAGTTCCAGTCTGGCGCCCTCGAAGTCGGTGCCGATGGTCATGGCCTCGAAGGCGAATTCCATGGCCTCGGGAACGAGGTTGGCCAGCGCGCCGAAGCGCACGCGGACCAGCAGCAGCCGGGTGGCGGAGTGCTTGGCCAGCTCTTCCTGAACGATGGAGATGACGCTGGATGCGACGGACATTTCATGCATCCGGCATGGATAAAGGAAAAGCCACGGCGCGTCCAGTTGGGGCGACGGCGGGCAGAGTCTTGCGCTGCCGTGCCGCAGCATGCCCCGCCCGGTCTACCTTGGCCCGGCCCAGTCCGGTCTTGTCTGGTCCAGCCCAGCCCAGTCCGGTCCGGTGCGGTTCGATCCGATCCGGCCCGATCCGGCCCGATCCGGCCCGATCCGGCCCGATCCGGCCCGATCCGGCCCGATCCGGCCCGATCCGGCCCGATCCGGCCCGATCCGGCCCGATTCGGTTCGGCCCGGCCCGGTCCGGTCCGGTTTGATCCGGTTCGGTCCGGTTCAACTGGGTTAGTCCGGGATTGCGTGTTCCGGGGGATCCAGGCGGACACGGGAGAATCGTGACGGCGACCAGCGCGACCAGCGCAACGGGCGCAACGGGCGCAACGGGCGCGTTGCCGCCGCCGTCCCGCATGTCTCGGCCCGTTTGCAACGCCCGCGAAAAAGGGTACATCTGGGCCCGGCGCGCCTGCGTCACGCGGCACGCCGTGTCGTGACAGGAGCAGATATGGAGACCGGCATCTTCAAGGGCGTCTATTCCAGCGTCGAGCCTCGCCAACCCGGCAGGCCCGGCGGCGGGGCACCGGGGCGCACCGCCGCGCGCAAGCGCTACTGGTTCGTGTGGGAGCACGACGCGGGCGGGTACGTGGTGCAGCCCCTGTCGGCCAGCATGGAGCCCACGGGCGAGCGCCGTGCCGTCAGCAGGGCGGAACTGGCGCGCGGCTTTGCCTTCGAGCCGGACATCCTTGCCGTGCCGATCAGGACCGCCCCCATGGCCGCTGCCTACGGAGAGCGCGAGGGCGTTGTCCGGCCAGCGTCTTCCGGCCAGGCCGAGGCTGACGGTGCAGATTCCGCCAGCCCCGTCAATCTGATTAATTCCGCCAATCTGGCCCGGCAGGCCCGACAGGCGAGCCCGTCCAGCGGCGGCGGCCAGACATCCGGCATGGCCGCCGGGCGTGATGCGTCCCGCCGTTCCGGCGACATCGCCGGGCACGAGGTGGGCGCGCAGACCGAACGTGCGTTGCGGGCGGACTTCGCCACCGCGCTGGCCCAACTGCGGCGCGGCGACCGCGACCGCGCCGTGCGCGCGCTGGAACGGCTGGCCGAAGCCCCCGGCGAATTCGTGCCCGCCCATCGCCACATGTTCACCGATTTCGGCATCAACCTGCGCAAGAGCAAGCTGCCGCGCATCGCCATCCGGCATCATCTGCGCGCACTGGACCTTTCGCCGGACGACAGCCACGTGCATTTCAACATCGCCCGTGCCTACTACGACATGGGCGACATGGAACGGGCGGAACGGCACCTGCGTGCATCGCTGGACCTGTCGCCCGACCTCGATCCCTCGCGCCGTTTTCTCGACTTTGTGCTGGAACGGAAGACTGGCGCCGCCAACGATGATGGGACGACCCGCAAGGCCGCCCGGTAAGGAGACTTTCTAGAGATGAACAAAACCATCGCCATGCTGATCCCCACCGTCGTGCTGTTCGCCATGGCGCTCATCCTGTTCAACCATTTCGGCTCCGGCGACGAAAAGTCCGCCCCGGCGGATGGCCCCTCCGTGCAGGCCCCGATGCAGAGCCCCGCGCAGGGGCAACCCCAACCGGGCCAGTCTGGGCTACCGGGGCAACAGGGACAACAGGGACAACCGGGCATGCCTTACTTCGAGCAGGGCGGACAGGGCGCCCTGGCCCCCGGCCAGTCCGGCGGCCAGCCCGGTGGCATGATGACCGAAACCCCGGCGGGCATGGTTTCGCCCGGCGAGGGCGAATCCGCCGTCGCCCCGACCGGCCCCGCGGGTTCGGCCGCGTCTGGCGAACCGCGCACCGCGCTGGGCCGCATGGCGTCCAAGTCAGGTGCCGATCTTGCCACCCCGCTGGAAAGCAAGAAGAAGGAACCCGCCAAGGGCACGGAAAAGGCCGCACCCGCCAAGCAGGCGGTGAAGGCCGCTCCGGCTCCTGCCAAAGACAGGGCTGAAAAGGCCGCCCCTGCCGCCAAGCCCCAGGCCGTCACATCCGCCGCACCCGCCGCCGCCACGCAGACGGCCCCGGC
It contains:
- a CDS encoding divergent polysaccharide deacetylase family protein, with product MAGEKNPGKKTPRKDDAKGGAGRKPAQTGKSDKAGKSAKPSKSSGTRRSGGKRGKPTLTPLVARAVLAICVAATLLVMLLFVFGSPVKQFMDSGARKPAVAERSDRKPPQPQTPRTPQSPQAQQKPQKGDAKRDEQSELPQLPQFPQLPQTPVGDAPKGEIATDAAKGDAAGGTEPDAPPPVQPERAANGKPAPNGTREADGEVRQPVTPGNLPYEETLDAPVEAGVKQVDYALVQTVTRLGLGRDRLRLASIENRQAKGQTFHFQRMEMRLDGAPDRFVQTLRETLAAWSDTASVEQRADDLLIVTVDGLPTHEISLLLYEGAPPPLAVKPGGARLAIVIDDIGESMSAARDLAALDYPVTFSVWPRSSHAREAAALAHKAGREVMIHLPMEPVRYPQVKPGPGAILSGQQPEEMAALVRDAVRRVPYAVGLNNHMGSRATQNAAAMRTVCETLDGTGMFVLDSMTHPASKLYFEAKRAGLPAYKRNVFLDVIADKRNIMFQLDKAARIAQAEGQAIAIGHPLPETVAALKEWARTRDRTVTIVTVRQLSH
- the ndk gene encoding nucleoside-diphosphate kinase yields the protein MAERTFSIIKPDAVERNLSGAILKMIQDSGLKVVAMKMIHLTRSQAEGFYAVHRERPFFDSLVTYMCSGPVVCSVLEGDNAIQRYRDLMGATNPANAGEGTIRKTYAVSIEANSVHGSDAPETAAYEIAYFFNALEMVG
- the proC gene encoding pyrroline-5-carboxylate reductase, whose protein sequence is MGTGGAVLGCIGCGNMGAAILRGLSGRVGLSLLGYNPTPAKVLALADAGVRAMPDAAALAAQADVVLLGVKPYLVPDVLRAIAPSLTPGKVVVSIASGVSIAAMKAAIADAGGPECAVVRVMPNTPAMVGKGVYALCFEDPALDAPRRDLVRGLFESIGTAIVLPEAKFTAFTAVVGCGPAYVFYFMEAVTEAAVTLGFTRQDATELVKGLFSGSVTLAEQSGTHLSVLREQVCSPAGNTIAAMNQLDREAVRGRIMDAVLAAYTRGLEMEK
- a CDS encoding type II toxin-antitoxin system death-on-curing family toxin, encoding MIRWIPADVVLAIHDRQIDEHGGATGVRDTGLLESALSRPKQLANYDAPDIFGLAAAYAFGIARNHPFVDGNKRTAYVIAMLFLRLHGKACHAPPRDRILVFERLGRGDVPQEALAAWLRRWSVPDGNGDE
- a CDS encoding AbrB/MazE/SpoVT family DNA-binding domain-containing protein, yielding MQAVKVRKVGNSLGMVLPKEAVARLNVREGDTIYLTEAPDGGFRLTPVNEEFAEQIGLADDIMREDRNILRELAKR
- a CDS encoding Smr/MutS family protein → MADTPDDDFDSANPFRSLNKRAFRDARAPKPAAKPAPSAPKAGTRHGGGQKQPDVSLSSEDAEAFLFAMGTVQRLDAPKKPGKGKPQAHVNPKPVPMSVTPEMPASLPVADASPSPRPAAVQTAQAAQGAQTAQAARTGAPASTVRAAERDKLAPGTAARLDADAGRNGFALQDQPGFRRLLEHAEGTPTPENSPAASPSASSGTAGAPTPGKPNAVPVTASERKEAVRQRSRQAVADHEQTPPPDEDNLFSKAMSGVRTLAGKGREVPPETAPREAAAPAVGHPLQDFMDGAVEFALEFTDEYLEGHVVGLDALTVGKLRAGQYSPEGHLDLHGMNALQAYEAMIGFMRAAYHKGMRTVLVIPGRGRNSPDGMGVLREKVQSWLTHDPFKRVVLAFCTAQPSHGGAGALYVLLRKYKKSRGKIQWDRTPTDADLFL
- the sppA gene encoding signal peptide peptidase SppA, producing MTTSHSPRPVARFLSVLVLLVACSALLAGCGARSSFFGGPDPFGEETVFGEGRSKAVLINVNGVIDNRPKSGLFRERPGMVQEVVAQLRLAAEDPDVKAVIVAIDSPGGGVTASDVLYHELMRHRERTGQKVVALMMDTAASGGYYTALAADRIVAHPSTVTGSIGVIFLRPEVAGLMDKIGVRAVVTKSGDHKDMGSPFREGTDEERALFQSMIADMNGRFQGLVRERRPASHGHEAAFADARILTARQALAAGLVDRIGYFEDALAETASLTGTSDLRVVTYRRDPLPGATEYATAATPAGSGRMALIDLGLPGMDAASRAGFHYLWLPEAGM
- a CDS encoding Mrp/NBP35 family ATP-binding protein, whose amino-acid sequence is MSDSSSCQGCPSAAGCGSAGNPEGCPSSPSPAASSGCGGGCGGPTPEQQAEEARLQATLSHIRNTIVVMSGKGGVGKSSTAANIAAGLALAGKRVGLLDVDVHGPSIPRLLKLDAAQADVDGDTIQPVLWREGVSLSVMSLGFFLPDGRQAVIWRGPVKMGFIKQLLSDVAWGELDFLVVDCPPGTGDEPLSVLQLLGDAARALIVTTPQAVAVDDVRRSLGFCEDLNVPVLGVIENMSGIVCSKCGNVESLFGQGGGERLAKEMNVPFLGAVPLDPEIVRAGDEGNIYIASHPDRPAATVLRTIVDALVEADAPQG
- the hypB gene encoding hydrogenase nickel incorporation protein HypB, with protein sequence MEIPVVRNVLEANDKMAVQLKGLFARHGILVLNMISSPGAGKTSVLERTLSDLRGEFRMAVIEGDLQTDNDARRVAATGAKAVQINTDGGCHLDSNMILEALSNFDLADIDILFIENVGNLVCPVEFDCGEDHKVALLSVTEGDDKPEKYPLLFNLSTVMLLNKVDLLPYVDFDVERAKRFATHLNKGLTIFPMSCRSGEGLEGWYDWLRTARTAKRG
- a CDS encoding hydrogenase maturation nickel metallochaperone HypA — translated: MSVASSVISIVQEELAKHSATRLLLVRVRFGALANLVPEAMEFAFEAMTIGTDFEGARLELAMAPVKLLCGGCGKEFEPQGKELLFAPCPACGEEAGHHVLAGRELYVEHIEAE
- a CDS encoding tetratricopeptide repeat protein — its product is METGIFKGVYSSVEPRQPGRPGGGAPGRTAARKRYWFVWEHDAGGYVVQPLSASMEPTGERRAVSRAELARGFAFEPDILAVPIRTAPMAAAYGEREGVVRPASSGQAEADGADSASPVNLINSANLARQARQASPSSGGGQTSGMAAGRDASRRSGDIAGHEVGAQTERALRADFATALAQLRRGDRDRAVRALERLAEAPGEFVPAHRHMFTDFGINLRKSKLPRIAIRHHLRALDLSPDDSHVHFNIARAYYDMGDMERAERHLRASLDLSPDLDPSRRFLDFVLERKTGAANDDGTTRKAAR
- a CDS encoding AMIN domain-containing protein, which encodes MNKTIAMLIPTVVLFAMALILFNHFGSGDEKSAPADGPSVQAPMQSPAQGQPQPGQSGLPGQQGQQGQPGMPYFEQGGQGALAPGQSGGQPGGMMTETPAGMVSPGEGESAVAPTGPAGSAASGEPRTALGRMASKSGADLATPLESKKKEPAKGTEKAAPAKQAVKAAPAPAKDRAEKAAPAAKPQAVTSAAPAAATQTAPAKAAAAPTVPQTAKGDHAITSATIKFSGSTAILHLQGDAPIQYKYIVLPNPDRLALDLVGAWSVSAPVVPSNRVIEKVRVGRYGENTRIVLDLKAAPTKHEVVKSGDKGIEVRVQ